A genomic segment from Neobacillus sp. YX16 encodes:
- a CDS encoding metalloregulator ArsR/SmtB family transcription factor, translated as MKNRDVCEVTCVDSDKTTKLQPLVENRNIFEVTKVFKALSDETRMKIAYALTLEEELCVCDVANIVGATTATASHHLRHLKSLGLAKYRKEGKLVYYSLDDDHVKQLIHIAFEHQQEVAGRQ; from the coding sequence ATGAAGAATCGCGATGTTTGTGAAGTTACATGTGTAGATAGCGACAAAACCACTAAACTGCAGCCTTTAGTTGAAAACAGAAATATTTTCGAGGTTACAAAGGTATTTAAAGCTTTATCCGATGAGACACGAATGAAAATTGCTTATGCTCTCACACTTGAAGAAGAGCTTTGTGTTTGTGATGTGGCAAATATTGTAGGTGCTACAACGGCAACTGCTTCACATCATTTACGCCACTTAAAAAGCCTGGGACTTGCAAAATACCGTAAAGAAGGAAAACTAGTCTATTATTCTCTCGATGATGATCATGTGAAACAACTCATCCACATTGCCTTCGAGCATCAACAAGAGGTTGCAGGTCGACAGTAA
- a CDS encoding putative ABC transporter permease, producing the protein MISFLDFTTPIDISFEGVSAVVFYFTIYSLIGWLLENSYSYMTKRKFFKPNFFHGPFKPMYGFAPVLLVYLIGPETNWGIILLLCFFIPTFIEYISGALLQKFFQRQWWDYSDMPMQIHGHICLPFSLCWILLSLACIKWVHPAIVSVYGPVEILWTWIWPAVILYFIAELALSIRRHTSQVLEEAKSPNPIQ; encoded by the coding sequence ATGATTAGCTTTTTAGATTTTACCACTCCTATTGATATCAGCTTTGAAGGAGTTTCTGCTGTAGTTTTTTATTTCACTATCTATTCTTTAATTGGCTGGCTGTTAGAAAATAGCTACAGCTACATGACTAAGCGAAAATTTTTTAAACCGAATTTTTTTCACGGTCCCTTTAAGCCTATGTATGGCTTTGCCCCTGTACTTTTGGTTTATTTAATTGGTCCGGAAACAAATTGGGGAATAATCCTTTTGCTCTGTTTTTTCATTCCTACTTTTATTGAGTACATAAGTGGTGCATTGCTTCAAAAGTTTTTTCAACGTCAATGGTGGGATTATTCTGATATGCCCATGCAGATACACGGCCATATTTGTCTGCCATTTTCTCTTTGCTGGATATTGTTGTCCTTAGCTTGTATAAAATGGGTTCATCCTGCAATCGTTTCTGTTTATGGACCAGTCGAAATACTGTGGACTTGGATTTGGCCAGCGGTTATCTTATATTTCATTGCAGAATTGGCTTTGTCCATAAGAAGACACACTTCTCAAGTGTTAGAAGAAGCAAAATCACCTAACCCTATACAGTAA
- a CDS encoding dipeptide ABC transporter ATP-binding protein: MNETRKKLVEVKHLKKYFPVKTSMFKKGNQVVKAVDDVSFHIYKGETFGLVGESGCGKSTLGRTLNRLYDPTAGEIHFDGRDIAKLNNKELQPYRNRMQMIFQDPYSSLNPYMTVEEIIDEPLEIHTRLSKSERKEKSIDILEKVGLKKEDLEKLPHEFSGGQRQRIGIARALSISPDFILCDEAISALDVSIQAQVINMLEDLQSELNLTYLFIAHDLSMVRHISDRIGVMYLGKIVEISKSEELYEKPLHPYTQALLSAIPIPDPIKAQNSKREIITGELPSPIEMEKGCRFRSRCPFAKPICADADPQLKQVDDEHYVACHLY, translated from the coding sequence ATGAATGAGACACGTAAAAAGCTAGTTGAAGTAAAACATCTAAAAAAATACTTCCCAGTAAAAACTTCGATGTTTAAAAAAGGAAATCAAGTCGTAAAAGCAGTCGATGATGTATCTTTCCATATTTATAAGGGTGAGACGTTTGGTCTTGTTGGTGAGTCTGGCTGTGGCAAATCAACACTAGGGCGGACGCTTAATCGCCTGTATGACCCTACTGCAGGTGAGATTCATTTTGATGGCAGGGATATCGCGAAATTAAATAATAAAGAATTGCAGCCGTATCGCAATAGAATGCAAATGATTTTCCAAGATCCGTATTCTTCGCTTAACCCATATATGACGGTTGAAGAGATTATCGATGAACCACTAGAAATCCATACAAGACTATCTAAAAGTGAAAGAAAAGAAAAGAGTATTGATATTCTTGAGAAGGTTGGATTAAAGAAAGAAGATCTGGAAAAATTACCACACGAATTTAGTGGCGGGCAGCGGCAAAGAATCGGAATTGCGCGGGCACTTTCAATCAGTCCGGATTTTATTTTATGTGATGAAGCGATATCCGCGCTGGATGTTTCGATTCAGGCACAGGTAATAAATATGTTGGAAGACCTGCAGAGTGAACTGAATCTTACTTATTTGTTTATTGCTCATGATTTATCTATGGTACGCCATATTTCTGATCGGATTGGTGTAATGTATCTTGGGAAAATAGTAGAGATTTCAAAAAGTGAAGAGCTATATGAAAAACCGCTGCATCCATATACGCAAGCATTATTATCGGCTATTCCCATTCCAGATCCAATAAAGGCACAGAATAGTAAGAGAGAAATTATTACCGGTGAGCTTCCCAGCCCAATTGAAATGGAAAAAGGATGCCGTTTTAGATCAAGATGCCCATTTGCTAAACCAATCTGCGCAGATGCTGATCCACAATTAAAACAGGTGGATGATGAACATTATGTGGCCTGCCATTTATATTAA
- a CDS encoding ABC transporter ATP-binding protein, protein MKINVDEESSLLEVKNLRTAFYDGKTKTEAVRGIDFFVKKGEILGIVGESGSGKSVLVKSILGIVPSNAKVDTGEVILDGRHIEGLSRKEKRLIRGKDIAMIFQDPMTALNPLKKAGDHLIELLVRVRGIKKKEAKQEAIELLRMVGIPSPETRVDQYPHEFSGGMRQRVLIAMAIACNPKLLIADEPTTALDVTIQAQILELLKKLQKEKDMSVVLITHDLGVVATICSRILVMYAGMVMEEGMANEIFYSPRHPYTKALLNSIPRVDGEKTRLKPIKGSAPSLKNVGKGCPFADRCEFAFDRCFTEVPQYNAFSATQRSMCFLAEEEVEN, encoded by the coding sequence ATGAAAATCAATGTAGATGAAGAAAGTAGTTTACTAGAAGTAAAAAACCTCCGCACTGCCTTTTATGATGGAAAAACGAAAACAGAAGCAGTTCGTGGAATTGACTTTTTCGTTAAAAAGGGTGAGATTCTAGGAATCGTCGGTGAATCAGGTAGCGGAAAAAGTGTATTGGTTAAGTCGATTCTCGGTATTGTCCCTTCAAATGCAAAAGTAGATACTGGGGAAGTTATTTTGGATGGCAGGCATATTGAAGGCTTATCCAGGAAAGAAAAAAGGTTGATTCGAGGGAAGGATATTGCGATGATCTTCCAAGATCCAATGACCGCTCTTAATCCCTTAAAAAAAGCTGGTGATCACCTAATTGAATTATTAGTCAGAGTGAGAGGTATAAAAAAGAAGGAAGCCAAACAAGAGGCAATTGAACTTCTGAGAATGGTAGGTATTCCTTCTCCTGAAACAAGAGTTGACCAATACCCACATGAATTTAGCGGCGGGATGAGACAGAGGGTACTGATTGCAATGGCAATAGCTTGTAACCCCAAGCTATTAATTGCTGATGAGCCAACAACAGCCCTTGATGTAACGATTCAAGCACAAATTCTTGAATTACTAAAAAAGCTGCAAAAAGAAAAGGATATGTCAGTAGTGTTAATAACACATGACTTAGGGGTCGTTGCTACGATTTGCAGCCGAATTTTAGTGATGTATGCAGGAATGGTGATGGAAGAGGGAATGGCAAATGAAATCTTTTATTCTCCTAGACATCCATATACAAAAGCTTTGCTGAACTCAATTCCAAGGGTGGATGGAGAAAAAACGAGATTGAAGCCAATAAAAGGCTCAGCTCCTTCGCTAAAAAATGTGGGTAAAGGATGTCCATTTGCAGACCGGTGTGAGTTTGCATTTGATAGATGTTTCACTGAAGTACCTCAATATAATGCCTTTTCAGCGACGCAAAGATCGATGTGCTTTCTAGCGGAAGAAGAGGTGGAAAATTGA
- a CDS encoding ABC transporter permease — MTGEKNRRIEKLKAELNRNKSTALALIFLFLIIFVSIFAFLSPYDPNRVDVLNVLQKPNAHHLFGTDELGRDYLTRALYGGRVSLLVGILAMLISTSIGVLVGTVSGYFGGRIDNFLMRTVDIISSIPWMILVTVVSIYLTPGLKAIILVIGLFTWMSTARMVRAETLSIKEREYVLYAKSTGQSVRKVIWKHIIPAVMPTFIVASTVSIANAILMESALSFLGLGIQQPLSSWGSMLQNAQSNLGNAPYMAILPGLLIVFTVYSFNKLGDILRAVVEPKTSGGK; from the coding sequence TTGACCGGAGAGAAAAATAGAAGGATTGAAAAGCTAAAAGCAGAGCTGAACCGTAATAAATCGACTGCCCTTGCCTTAATATTCCTTTTCCTGATAATTTTTGTTTCAATCTTCGCTTTTTTATCACCCTATGATCCAAATAGGGTAGATGTTTTAAATGTCCTGCAGAAGCCAAATGCTCATCATCTATTTGGGACTGATGAGCTTGGACGCGATTATTTAACGAGAGCCTTGTATGGGGGACGGGTTTCGCTGTTAGTAGGAATTTTAGCGATGCTTATTTCAACTAGTATTGGTGTATTGGTTGGCACAGTAAGTGGATATTTTGGAGGGCGGATTGACAACTTTCTGATGAGGACAGTTGATATTATTTCTTCGATTCCATGGATGATTTTAGTAACAGTAGTAAGTATCTATCTTACACCAGGATTAAAAGCTATTATTCTAGTTATCGGACTTTTTACGTGGATGAGTACGGCAAGGATGGTCCGTGCCGAGACACTTTCAATAAAAGAAAGAGAATATGTTTTATACGCAAAATCTACAGGACAATCAGTAAGAAAAGTAATTTGGAAGCATATTATTCCAGCTGTAATGCCGACGTTCATCGTAGCCTCAACTGTAAGTATTGCCAACGCGATTTTGATGGAGTCTGCATTAAGCTTTCTAGGTTTAGGAATACAGCAGCCATTATCATCTTGGGGAAGCATGCTGCAAAATGCACAAAGCAATCTAGGAAATGCACCGTACATGGCGATTTTGCCCGGGCTCCTTATTGTATTTACTGTTTATTCCTTTAATAAATTGGGGGACATCCTTAGAGCGGTTGTTGAGCCGAAGACAAGCGGCGGCAAATAG
- a CDS encoding ABC transporter permease, whose translation MFKYIFKRIMQAIPMLVIISIICFGLIQLAPYDAVDAMTTPNMTEKTVELIKARYGLDQPAYMQYFYWIKGILSGEWGYSIVTHESISKDLSVRIPNTIILVLPAYFIALVLSVILGLIAGARKGKLADKIIDGLSSFGIAIPSFWMAMVLIFIFGYQLNLFPILGMHTIGDEGSFSDLFSHLVLPTIVLTLSFMPELVRYVRSSTIGQLSEDYVMVQQAYGAPSIGILFNHVLRNVLLPVITIVGMSLPMLVTGAVVTETVFGWPGIGTYFVKAIQGFDYPIIMAIMLLSSSLVIIGNLLSDILYSIVDPRIKGMGE comes from the coding sequence TTGTTTAAGTATATTTTCAAAAGGATTATGCAGGCAATCCCAATGCTCGTCATTATTTCAATCATTTGTTTTGGACTCATCCAATTGGCTCCATACGATGCAGTAGACGCTATGACTACACCGAATATGACCGAGAAAACGGTTGAATTAATCAAGGCGAGATATGGTTTAGATCAGCCTGCGTATATGCAATATTTTTATTGGATAAAAGGAATTCTAAGCGGAGAATGGGGTTACTCTATCGTAACACATGAGAGTATATCTAAGGATCTTTCTGTTAGGATTCCAAACACAATTATACTTGTTCTGCCTGCCTACTTTATAGCATTAGTTTTGTCTGTTATTCTTGGTCTCATTGCTGGTGCTAGAAAGGGGAAACTTGCGGATAAAATCATCGATGGACTAAGCTCTTTCGGGATAGCTATTCCAAGCTTTTGGATGGCGATGGTTTTGATTTTTATCTTTGGATACCAGTTAAATTTATTTCCGATTCTTGGGATGCACACTATTGGTGACGAGGGTTCTTTTTCCGATCTCTTTAGCCATTTGGTCCTTCCTACTATCGTATTAACTCTTTCATTTATGCCTGAGCTTGTTCGTTATGTCCGTTCATCGACAATTGGACAGCTTTCAGAAGACTATGTCATGGTTCAACAAGCATATGGGGCACCATCTATTGGGATATTGTTTAATCATGTTCTTCGAAATGTGCTGCTTCCAGTAATCACGATTGTTGGGATGAGCCTCCCAATGTTAGTGACCGGTGCAGTCGTAACGGAGACTGTATTCGGCTGGCCTGGAATTGGTACTTATTTTGTGAAGGCGATTCAGGGATTTGATTATCCGATTATCATGGCAATAATGCTGCTCTCATCCAGTCTTGTGATTATTGGCAATTTGCTCTCAGACATTTTATACAGCATTGTTGACCCACGAATAAAAGGAATGGGGGAGTAA
- a CDS encoding ABC transporter substrate-binding protein: protein MGRKNVNILIVLLVSFFLLLAGCSSKPQENADSNKSDGAKTPDTFIYGIDGDPGNAVNVISTGDRYGLMEIKTIYSPLYMYNGKDNVEYFLAESITPSEDFLTYTAKLRKDVKWHDGEPFTADDVVFTYEQMLKEENGGWARSQLIFNNQPVKVEKVDDYTVKFTLPEVSMGAFEALGNIFIMPKHVYEGETNIANSPKNATPVGTGPYKFKEYKAGESVTFEANQDYFLGAPKIAKVVYRIIMDANTATMALQKGEINAFAIQPSDAAKFKDSKNVSLKPYDEGRVGYLAFNLSSKAVQSKEVRQAIAYSLNRDEINTASYVSSDYYVNAYSILPEKATYYTDNVEKFKTDTKKSKELLASAGASDLKLKLGFTANNPIQQKQAAVIQQNLQAAGITVELVGMDGTALSQKMQSVHTDFDMYLGGYIMGIDPDTFNSLFVTDSTANYMHYSNPKVDELFNQGRVEKDDSKREAIYEEIQQIIIEDAAFYPLVTNKRILAIDSRIKGIEDAGLVPVYTFEDMSQLSY, encoded by the coding sequence GTGGGTCGTAAAAATGTAAATATCCTTATAGTCCTATTAGTAAGTTTCTTTTTATTACTAGCTGGCTGCTCTTCAAAGCCACAGGAAAATGCAGATTCAAATAAATCTGATGGAGCAAAAACACCAGATACTTTTATTTATGGTATTGATGGTGATCCAGGAAATGCTGTAAATGTTATTTCCACCGGTGATCGTTATGGATTAATGGAAATCAAAACGATTTACTCACCATTGTATATGTATAACGGAAAAGACAATGTTGAATACTTTTTAGCTGAAAGCATAACTCCATCTGAAGATTTCTTAACTTACACTGCAAAATTAAGAAAAGACGTTAAGTGGCATGATGGAGAACCGTTTACAGCGGATGATGTTGTATTCACATATGAGCAAATGTTAAAAGAAGAAAATGGCGGATGGGCAAGAAGCCAGCTTATATTTAACAATCAACCAGTTAAGGTTGAAAAGGTAGATGACTATACAGTTAAATTCACTTTGCCTGAAGTAAGTATGGGTGCGTTCGAGGCTTTAGGAAACATCTTCATTATGCCAAAACATGTTTATGAAGGTGAAACCAATATCGCCAACAGTCCGAAAAATGCTACTCCAGTTGGTACAGGACCATACAAATTTAAGGAGTACAAAGCAGGGGAAAGCGTTACGTTTGAAGCAAATCAAGATTATTTCCTTGGAGCTCCAAAAATTGCTAAGGTAGTTTACCGAATTATTATGGATGCAAACACTGCTACAATGGCACTGCAAAAGGGGGAAATTAATGCCTTTGCAATCCAGCCATCTGACGCAGCTAAATTTAAAGATAGCAAGAATGTTAGCTTAAAGCCTTATGATGAAGGTAGAGTAGGATATTTAGCGTTCAATTTAAGCTCAAAAGCAGTTCAATCAAAAGAAGTCCGCCAAGCAATTGCTTATAGCTTGAATCGTGATGAAATTAATACTGCCAGCTATGTTTCTAGTGATTATTACGTAAATGCGTACTCAATCTTACCAGAAAAAGCAACTTACTATACAGACAATGTAGAAAAGTTTAAAACAGATACAAAAAAATCAAAAGAACTATTAGCTAGTGCCGGAGCTTCTGACTTGAAATTGAAGCTTGGTTTTACTGCTAATAATCCTATTCAACAAAAGCAAGCAGCTGTTATCCAACAAAACTTACAAGCTGCAGGTATTACTGTAGAGCTTGTTGGTATGGATGGGACAGCCTTAAGCCAAAAAATGCAAAGTGTTCACACTGATTTTGATATGTATCTTGGCGGATACATTATGGGTATTGACCCAGATACGTTTAATTCACTTTTTGTTACCGATAGTACAGCTAACTACATGCATTACAGTAACCCAAAAGTGGATGAATTGTTTAACCAGGGACGTGTTGAAAAAGATGATTCCAAGCGTGAAGCGATCTATGAAGAAATTCAACAAATCATCATCGAAGATGCTGCCTTCTATCCACTTGTAACAAACAAACGAATCCTTGCAATTGATTCTCGAATTAAAGGCATTGAGGATGCTGGATTAGTACCAGTTTATACGTTTGAAGATATGTCACAGCTTTCATATTAA
- a CDS encoding PDZ domain-containing protein produces the protein MVQLWLFELLKGTGRLFLHPVFYYLIFLSGILGVSRVKRERKNFHTRTFDAYFELRQLFPIGLILGLVLTIVTLMAGLTLPFAAILLIAFFTILWSLTTNIRLMSPVYTVGAAFFAITLITEYEWTIPLFNDTFQVLEEKVYPSLVILMALLLISEGILITKNAGKGTSPKLVKSKRGQNVGAHEVKRFWLLPMFLLIPGEALTLPFDWWPVFNIGAESYSLILVPFAIGFNQQIQGMLPKQSIQLQGRRVTTLGILILILSVIGYWYPLISIGVAALAIISRELISLMQRLKDDNLPFYFSKKNNGLMIIGIIPESPADKMGLQVGELISKVNGVKILDEQVFYEALQKNRAHCKLEVLDINGEVRFVQRALYEGDHYELGILFVQDQRKFDERIG, from the coding sequence TTGGTGCAATTATGGCTTTTTGAGCTGTTGAAAGGGACAGGTAGACTTTTTCTACATCCGGTTTTTTACTATCTCATTTTCCTTTCAGGAATACTGGGAGTATCAAGGGTTAAACGTGAACGGAAAAATTTCCATACAAGGACATTTGATGCCTATTTTGAACTACGACAGCTGTTTCCTATAGGATTAATACTGGGTCTGGTACTTACCATTGTCACATTAATGGCTGGGTTAACACTTCCATTTGCAGCCATCCTTCTAATTGCTTTCTTTACGATATTATGGAGTTTAACGACTAATATTAGGCTTATGTCACCAGTGTACACGGTAGGTGCAGCTTTTTTTGCCATTACTTTAATCACTGAGTATGAATGGACCATACCACTTTTTAATGATACATTTCAAGTTTTAGAAGAAAAGGTATATCCTTCCTTGGTTATCTTAATGGCTCTTTTATTAATTTCAGAAGGAATTCTTATTACTAAAAATGCAGGTAAAGGTACCTCTCCAAAACTGGTAAAAAGCAAGCGTGGACAAAATGTTGGAGCACACGAAGTGAAACGATTCTGGCTGCTGCCTATGTTTTTACTAATTCCTGGGGAGGCTTTGACTCTGCCATTTGATTGGTGGCCAGTCTTCAACATAGGAGCGGAATCCTACTCGCTAATCCTGGTACCGTTTGCGATTGGTTTTAACCAGCAAATTCAAGGTATGCTGCCAAAACAATCTATCCAGTTACAAGGGCGTAGAGTTACAACACTTGGAATATTGATATTGATTTTATCTGTTATTGGCTATTGGTATCCGTTAATCTCCATAGGAGTAGCAGCATTGGCGATAATCAGTCGTGAATTGATTTCCTTAATGCAACGATTGAAGGATGATAATTTACCGTTTTACTTCTCGAAGAAAAACAACGGCTTAATGATTATTGGAATTATACCCGAATCCCCCGCTGATAAAATGGGACTTCAAGTAGGGGAACTCATTTCTAAGGTAAATGGTGTTAAAATTCTTGATGAACAAGTTTTTTATGAAGCATTACAAAAAAATCGAGCTCATTGTAAGCTTGAGGTTCTAGACATAAATGGAGAGGTTCGTTTCGTTCAACGTGCCTTGTATGAAGGCGATCATTATGAACTTGGTATACTTTTTGTACAGGACCAGAGGAAATTTGATGAAAGAATTGGATAA
- a CDS encoding S41 family peptidase, with the protein MKSKWIALMMVGSLLTGAGGTYVGMNWFEQTEGNTALEQTLMKTSTAVTNQNDMEDLAKVNQAYELILSRYVEKVDNEMLVEGAIQGMLTVLDDPYSVYMNKETAQQFSQALESSFEGIGAEVGMEDGKIIIISPFKNSPAEKAGLKPNDEILKVDGKSVEGLDLNKATLKIRGKKGTKVQLEIARKGLKEPLTIDVTRDEIPLETIHASVKKLDGKKIGYIEITSFSQETAADFKKELKELEKKDINGLIIDVRGNPGGLLVSVEDILKEFVTKEKPFIQIEKRNGDKERHFSNLTEKKDYPVAVLINKGSASASEILAGALKEAAGYQLVGETTFGKGTVQQAVPMGDGSNIKLTLFKWLTPDGNWIHKKGVKPDVEIKQPAIFDTHPLQIEEPLKEDMNNEQVKNAQEILSGLGFAPGRTDGYFSKETTTAVKAFQQNNNLQPTGKIDAKTAAMLEEQVIKEMKKEKNDIQLQTALRLIAK; encoded by the coding sequence ATGAAAAGTAAGTGGATTGCCCTGATGATGGTTGGTTCGCTTCTTACGGGAGCGGGGGGCACATATGTGGGAATGAATTGGTTTGAACAAACAGAGGGAAACACAGCCCTTGAACAAACATTAATGAAAACAAGTACAGCCGTTACAAATCAAAATGATATGGAGGACCTTGCGAAGGTCAACCAGGCATATGAATTGATCCTAAGCCGATATGTTGAAAAGGTAGATAATGAGATGCTTGTGGAGGGTGCCATCCAAGGAATGCTTACTGTTTTAGATGATCCCTATTCCGTTTATATGAATAAGGAAACTGCCCAACAATTCAGTCAAGCTTTAGAATCATCCTTTGAAGGTATAGGTGCAGAGGTAGGCATGGAGGATGGGAAAATCATCATTATTTCTCCATTTAAAAATTCACCAGCTGAAAAAGCGGGATTAAAGCCGAATGATGAGATTTTGAAGGTAGACGGAAAAAGTGTTGAGGGTCTAGATTTAAATAAAGCAACCTTAAAAATTCGCGGTAAAAAAGGAACAAAGGTCCAATTAGAAATCGCACGAAAGGGCTTAAAGGAGCCTCTCACCATTGATGTTACACGTGATGAAATTCCACTTGAGACCATTCATGCTTCTGTGAAAAAACTAGATGGAAAAAAGATAGGGTACATTGAAATTACTTCGTTCTCTCAAGAGACAGCGGCTGATTTTAAAAAGGAGCTAAAAGAGCTGGAGAAAAAAGATATTAATGGCCTAATTATAGATGTCCGTGGAAACCCTGGCGGATTGCTCGTTAGTGTTGAGGATATCTTAAAAGAATTTGTTACGAAAGAAAAACCATTTATTCAAATCGAGAAACGAAATGGAGATAAGGAACGGCACTTCTCCAATCTTACCGAGAAAAAGGATTACCCAGTAGCAGTCCTCATTAACAAAGGCAGTGCGTCAGCTTCAGAAATTTTAGCAGGAGCATTAAAAGAAGCGGCAGGCTATCAATTGGTTGGGGAAACGACTTTTGGTAAAGGAACAGTACAGCAGGCAGTTCCGATGGGAGATGGCAGCAATATTAAGCTGACGCTCTTTAAATGGCTGACACCTGATGGAAACTGGATTCACAAAAAAGGAGTGAAACCTGATGTTGAAATCAAGCAGCCTGCCATCTTTGATACACATCCACTTCAAATTGAAGAACCGCTTAAAGAGGATATGAACAATGAGCAGGTCAAAAATGCTCAAGAAATATTATCTGGTTTAGGCTTCGCTCCTGGAAGAACAGATGGTTATTTTAGTAAAGAAACCACAACAGCAGTTAAAGCTTTCCAGCAAAACAACAACTTGCAGCCAACGGGAAAAATTGATGCGAAAACAGCAGCAATGCTAGAAGAACAGGTAATAAAAGAAATGAAAAAAGAGAAAAACGACATCCAGCTTCAAACCGCATTAAGATTAATTGCAAAATAA
- a CDS encoding peptidoglycan DD-metalloendopeptidase family protein — MKKSLVTFAVAGTFIVSSIFGGIAEAASISGLQKQQQEIQKKNSELSSDINNADQQINSLNSKQADVKEEMTRLDLSIGDTHKKIREKTAELEETKAEITRLQEEIKVTKERIDKRNELLKDRARNYQETGGMVSYLDVLMGSKNFSDFIDRASAVATIMQADQDILVQHEADKKSLEENQAKLEVELASVQTMLADLEKMNQQLNAQRAEKDKLLASLEEQEDEIHEHKMELQEEAQILAGQSAAIQKAIELEQQRQAAVAAEAKAAADAAAAAAAANNNNSGSGSGSASGSGGGDSTPSQPSPPVSSGAFTMPANGTFTSGFEPRWGSFHYGIDIANRAANVPIWAAADGVVIQSYYSSSYGNVVFIAHSVNGQTYTTVSAHMEARMVSSGAVVKKGQQIGIMGNTGDSTGKHLHFELHRGQWNGSKSNAINPVGIVPMP; from the coding sequence TTGAAAAAATCATTGGTAACTTTTGCTGTTGCAGGAACATTCATTGTAAGCAGTATTTTTGGGGGAATCGCTGAAGCGGCTTCTATTTCAGGCTTACAAAAACAGCAACAAGAAATTCAAAAGAAAAATTCAGAATTATCTTCTGATATCAATAATGCAGATCAACAGATTAATAGTTTAAATTCAAAGCAGGCAGATGTAAAAGAAGAAATGACTCGCCTTGATCTTTCGATTGGCGATACACATAAAAAAATCAGAGAAAAAACGGCCGAGCTAGAGGAAACAAAAGCAGAAATTACTAGACTCCAGGAAGAAATTAAGGTGACAAAAGAACGAATTGATAAGAGAAATGAGCTTTTAAAAGACCGTGCCCGAAATTATCAAGAAACAGGTGGAATGGTCAGTTATCTTGACGTGTTAATGGGGTCAAAAAACTTTAGTGATTTTATTGACCGTGCAAGTGCAGTGGCTACAATCATGCAGGCAGACCAGGATATTCTAGTTCAGCATGAAGCGGATAAAAAGAGTCTCGAGGAAAATCAAGCCAAGCTGGAAGTAGAGCTAGCTAGTGTTCAAACTATGCTCGCTGACTTAGAAAAAATGAACCAACAATTAAATGCACAGAGAGCAGAAAAGGATAAGTTATTAGCTTCGTTAGAAGAGCAGGAAGATGAAATTCATGAGCATAAAATGGAGCTTCAAGAAGAGGCACAAATTCTAGCGGGACAATCAGCAGCCATTCAAAAAGCCATTGAGCTTGAACAACAACGCCAAGCAGCAGTTGCTGCCGAAGCAAAGGCAGCCGCTGATGCTGCAGCCGCAGCGGCAGCTGCGAACAACAATAATTCTGGTTCTGGTTCTGGTTCTGCTTCTGGCAGTGGTGGAGGGGATAGTACCCCGTCACAACCATCTCCACCGGTTTCTAGTGGAGCATTCACAATGCCAGCGAATGGAACTTTTACATCAGGGTTTGAACCTAGATGGGGCTCCTTCCACTATGGGATAGATATAGCTAATCGTGCAGCAAATGTACCAATTTGGGCAGCAGCCGATGGTGTTGTTATTCAATCCTACTATTCTAGCAGTTATGGGAATGTTGTTTTTATCGCCCATTCTGTGAATGGACAAACGTATACAACGGTTTCTGCTCATATGGAAGCGCGAATGGTCAGCTCTGGAGCAGTTGTAAAAAAAGGCCAGCAAATTGGAATTATGGGTAACACCGGTGATTCAACGGGTAAACATTTACACTTTGAACTTCATAGAGGGCAATGGAATGGAAGTAAGAGTAACGCAATCAATCCTGTGGGAATTGTACCAATGCCATAA